GATTGCTTTACAATTACGTTCTTTAAAAGGGAAAGGACTAGTATTAACAAATGGGGAATTTGGTAATAGATTAGCTGGGCATGCAACACGCGCACAGTTACATTTTGATACGTATAAAAAAGAAATGGGAGAGCCGTTTATTTATACCGAATTAGAAGAAATAATGACAACTGGAAATTATGAATGGCTTTGGTTTGTTCATCATGAAACATCAACTGGAATTTTAAACGATTTAGACGAGCTAAATACTCTTTGTAACAAGTACCAAATGAAACTATGTGTAGATTGCATTAGCTCAATTGGAGCAATTTCGTTAGATTTGAATGATGTGTATTTTGCTAGTGGTGTTAGCGGTAAAGCGATTAAATCATATACAGGAATTTCTTTCGTTTTTCATAACCACATTGTAAAAATAAACGAGGCTGTGCCTGCCTATATGGACATTGGCATGTATGAAAAAAATGAAAGCATTCCATACTCACAATCATGGAATTTAATTTATGCATTGCAAGAAGCTTTGAAGAGATTTGAAGATGAAACGGCATTTGTAAAAATAAAAGAGACATATGATTATGTTGAAGAAGCTATTACTGGTATGGGTTTAAAGTTTGTTTCACCTAAAGAACATGCTGCGTCAATTATACTTACCATTCAATTACATAAAGGTCTTTCTTCTAAAGCGTTAGGAGATGCGTTAGCGTTACAAGGATATATCGTCCATTATGAATCAGCGTATTTACAAAAGAATAACTGGATCCAAATTGCCTGCCTAAATCATTACAAAGAACGTGATATGAAGAGGATGTTGAATTGTTTGCAAATGTGTGTATTACAGAGTGAGGTACATATATAAAGACTTTTACTTAATATACGTGGTTTCGTATAAAGGAGTTGCTACATACGAAAACTTAGGAATAGATCATTGGAAGAGGTGTTAGTATGATAACTGAAAAACTACCATTACATATAGCAGACATTAAAAAAGCTCAAAACATTCTAGACAGAAATGCTCGTAAAACCCCATTAGTAAAATCTTTTTATTTGACTAGTAAAACGGGCGGGGAAATTCACTTGAAATTGGAAAATATGCAATTAACAGGTTCTTTTAAATTCCGTGGCGCATTTAATAAAATGTCGCAACTCACGGATCAAGAAAAAGAACGAGGCGTAATTGCATGTTCAGCAGGTAATCATGCGCAAGGAGTTGCATTATCTGCACATTTACTTGGTATTAAGAGTAAAATTGTTATGCCAATTTCTGCACCACAGGCGAAAGTTGAAGCAACTAAAGGATATGGATCTGAAGTGATTTTACATGGTGAAACTTTTGATGATGCAAAGGCAAAATGTGAGGAGATTACAAGGGAAACAGGTGAAACATACTTACATCCATATGATGATGTAGAGGTAATGGCTGGTCAAGGTACAATTGGATTAGACATTCTGGATGATATGTGGGATGTTGATACTGTTATTGTACCAATCGGTGGAGGCGGAATTATTTCTGGTATTGCTGTTGCATTAAAATCTTTTAATCCATCCATTAATATAATTGGTGTCCAAGCAGCTAATGTACATGGGATGAAGGCATCTTATGACAAAGGTACAATTGTAGAACATTATGAGGCACCTACTATAGCAGATGGTTGCGCAGTTAAAATACCTGGGAATTTAACTTTTGAAGTTGTAAAAGAATTAGTAGATGATATTGTAACAGTATCAGAAAAAGAGCTGGAAGTAGCGATGAAAGATTTATTACAACGTGGAAAAGCTGTTGTAGAAGGTGCGGGTGCATTAGCTACTGCTGCTCTACTGGCAGGGAAAGTTGATCAATATATTAAAGGGAAAAAAGTAGTAGCGGTAATATCTGGTGGGAACGTAGACTTACAGCGTATTTCGAGTGTCTGTGAGCAATTTTTTGTAGCTAATGAAGTAAAATAGTATTTTAAAAACATTAATTATATGAAGTAAGAGCTAAGAGAGATTATCTTAGCTCTTACTTTTTGTCTATTGTTTACTGTAAGTAAAAATACACTTGTATTATTTGCTGTTTAATGAATTGTTTTATGTAATCGTCTATTTTTACGCATATCTTGTAATGTTACAATAATTATTTCAATATTGTCGAAACGTAAGCAGAAATTTAATATAATAGTTTTAATGTGCTAATGAGCGGTTAGGAGGGTAGGTCATGAATAAAGAAGAACAGGTCATTAACGGTTTAAGGGAATTATATAATAAGATGGTTTGGCTTAATAAAGATAAGATGGAAGAAGGTCTTAAGGGTTTTAAGTCTTCGGAAGTCCACTGCATTGAATATATTGAAAATAATGCGGATTCTAATGTGACACAACTTGCAGAGGCTTTTTATGTGACTCGTGGTGCTATAAGTAGAATGACTAAGAAGCTTATGCAAAAAGGCCTTATTGAAAGCTATCAAAAGTCGGAAAATAAGAAAGAAATTTATTTTAGGCTTACTGAACAAGGGAAAGAAATTTATAAAATCCATGAAGATCTGCACAAAGAGTTTCAAGAGCGAGATAAAGCCGTATTTGAGCAAGTAACTGAGGAAGAATTCGAAAGTATAATTAGCTTCGTGGAAAAGTATAGTAGGCATTTGGATGCAGAAATAAAGAAACAAGGTATACATATTAAGTCATAATAAAGTTGAAGCATTCGGGCTTTTACGGGTAGTTAATCCCAAAAACTAACTTATTTTTCCGTTCGTGCGGGATACATTTAAATAATAAAAAGGTAGCCTGTTCATAGTAAGGCTACCTTTTTATTATTGTATTTTTGTTGACTAATCAACAAAACAGGGTTATTATTTTGTTGACGAAGCAACAAAGTGTTTTGGGGAGAGAAGTTAAATGTCTATTTTTAGATCACAAAATGAAAGCGAAACTGAAAAAAACATAGATAAACATGCTTTAATATTCGGCCTTATTTCTGTATTTCTTTGTGGTATAGGTTTCAGCATCATTATGCCTGTAGTGCCATTCTTAGTGCAGCCTTATATAAGTAGTCCGGAAGAACAGGCTCTAGTTGTTACGCTATTGACCTCTGTTTATGCGGTTTGCGTGTTTTTTGCTGCTCCTGCACTCGGGGCTTTAAGCGATAAATATGGTCGTCGTCCATTACTTTTAATATGCCTTTTCGGTTCTGCACTCGGGTACTTAGTTTTTGGTATAGGAGGGGCTTTATGGGTACTATTTGCTGGACGCATAATAGAAGGTATAACAGGCGGGAGCATAAGTACTATCTTCGCATATTTTGCAGACATCATTCCTCCAGAACAGAGAACGAAATACTTTGGATGGGTGAGTGCAGTTGTAGGTGCGGGAACTATCATTGGCCCAACACTTGGGGGATTACTTGCCAAGTTTGGTGATACTGTACCTATGTATTTTGGAGCAATCATAACTTTATTAAATGTTGTTTATGGGATCAAATACATGCCTGAGAGCCTTGACAGAAATAATAGGTTGAAAGAGATTACTTTTGTAAGGTTGAATCCTTTTGCACAGCTTGCAAACATACTTTCCATGAAAAACTTAAAATGGTTACTTGTCTCAGCATTTTTACTTTGGATACCTAACGGATCTTTACAAGCAATTTTCACACAATTTACAATGGATACTTTCAGTTGGAAACCTGCATTAATCGGACTTATGTTTTCAATTTTGGGCTTTCAAGACATTATTTCACAAAGTTTTATAATGCCAAAGCTTTTGATCAAGCTTAGTGATAAACAAATAGCGATACTTGGGATGGTTTCGGAGATTATTGGCTACAGTTTTATTGCAGCATCAGCTTTATTTTCACTCTATCCACTTCTTATCGTTGGAATGTTACTGTTTGGTTTTGGTGATTCAATTTTCGGGCCTTCATTCAATGGGATGCTTTCAAAGTCTGTCAGTTCTAGTGAACAAGGAAGGATTCAAGGTGGAAGCCAATCTATTCAAGCTTTAGCAAGAATGATTGGCCCTATAATTGGAGGACAAATATATGTATCACTTGGTCATGCTGCACCCGCTTTTATGGGTATGATTCTTATAGCAGCT
This genomic interval from Bacillus cereus contains the following:
- a CDS encoding aminotransferase class V-fold PLP-dependent enzyme, with protein sequence MGLIYKVADQDWEFESIHKLNYKTFVEEIPQHEETKERFRIDRFHEENTYLICLDEDKLVGMVALRGKRPFSLDHKISNLGFYLQEHGENVYEIRLLSVEREYRNGRALLGLIRFLHRYLLLNGYELALISATTRELPLYEQMGFKSFHTLVGTEAAAFQPMYVTPAMFEESSVGSIMTKEYTFLPGPVDIEDNVRKAFSTRPISHRSKSFHVTMDNVKKRLLQMTKAKRVQIMLGTGTLANDAIALQLRSLKGKGLVLTNGEFGNRLAGHATRAQLHFDTYKKEMGEPFIYTELEEIMTTGNYEWLWFVHHETSTGILNDLDELNTLCNKYQMKLCVDCISSIGAISLDLNDVYFASGVSGKAIKSYTGISFVFHNHIVKINEAVPAYMDIGMYEKNESIPYSQSWNLIYALQEALKRFEDETAFVKIKETYDYVEEAITGMGLKFVSPKEHAASIILTIQLHKGLSSKALGDALALQGYIVHYESAYLQKNNWIQIACLNHYKERDMKRMLNCLQMCVLQSEVHI
- the tdcB gene encoding bifunctional threonine ammonia-lyase/L-serine ammonia-lyase TdcB, giving the protein MITEKLPLHIADIKKAQNILDRNARKTPLVKSFYLTSKTGGEIHLKLENMQLTGSFKFRGAFNKMSQLTDQEKERGVIACSAGNHAQGVALSAHLLGIKSKIVMPISAPQAKVEATKGYGSEVILHGETFDDAKAKCEEITRETGETYLHPYDDVEVMAGQGTIGLDILDDMWDVDTVIVPIGGGGIISGIAVALKSFNPSINIIGVQAANVHGMKASYDKGTIVEHYEAPTIADGCAVKIPGNLTFEVVKELVDDIVTVSEKELEVAMKDLLQRGKAVVEGAGALATAALLAGKVDQYIKGKKVVAVISGGNVDLQRISSVCEQFFVANEVK
- a CDS encoding MarR family transcriptional regulator; translated protein: MNKEEQVINGLRELYNKMVWLNKDKMEEGLKGFKSSEVHCIEYIENNADSNVTQLAEAFYVTRGAISRMTKKLMQKGLIESYQKSENKKEIYFRLTEQGKEIYKIHEDLHKEFQERDKAVFEQVTEEEFESIISFVEKYSRHLDAEIKKQGIHIKS
- a CDS encoding MFS transporter, whose protein sequence is MSIFRSQNESETEKNIDKHALIFGLISVFLCGIGFSIIMPVVPFLVQPYISSPEEQALVVTLLTSVYAVCVFFAAPALGALSDKYGRRPLLLICLFGSALGYLVFGIGGALWVLFAGRIIEGITGGSISTIFAYFADIIPPEQRTKYFGWVSAVVGAGTIIGPTLGGLLAKFGDTVPMYFGAIITLLNVVYGIKYMPESLDRNNRLKEITFVRLNPFAQLANILSMKNLKWLLVSAFLLWIPNGSLQAIFTQFTMDTFSWKPALIGLMFSILGFQDIISQSFIMPKLLIKLSDKQIAILGMVSEIIGYSFIAASALFSLYPLLIVGMLLFGFGDSIFGPSFNGMLSKSVSSSEQGRIQGGSQSIQALARMIGPIIGGQIYVSLGHAAPAFMGMILIAAAIAVLYRGTHITT